The Carassius auratus strain Wakin chromosome 30, ASM336829v1, whole genome shotgun sequence region TTTTACTGCCTTTCAGAAATGTGCCATTTTTCTCGTTTTCTTTTCCATTTGTAGATGCCCCCAAAGACAAACCTATTTTCCATTGTGCGTAGTTGAAATATTTTGGAACTCAGCCTCAATCAAGTTCTGTCTTATTGGGTCAGGTGTAGTGAGATGGAGAACTTAAACAAATTTGAGTTTTAAGTAAAATGGGTCAATAAAGTTGTAACCAGGTTATGTATAATAGGCTAGGAACGTGACTCAACATTAACTTTTGATTGTGTCCCATTGgctcagggttgccaggtctgtgtAACAAAACTCATTCAACTGGTACTCAAAATTAGCCCAATGGTGTTCTGGGGAAAATTACAAAATCAAAATCACTCTAAATTCGCATTTCAACCAGTCAAAATCTCCTTTCAGTGTGTTCCACTTTGTCATAAATGCTTTACCAAGGACAGAGGATTTCACTTCAACCTGCAGACTAAAAATCAACCTGTGACAGCTTTATAAAAGTAGCCTAATGCCATTGGAAAACCATTTGGCAACACTGCATTGGCTGAAGCATCAGCTTTTAACACTCTTTTAATTGCACTACTTTTCTCCTCACAGGCCAATGCAAACATTGTCAGAGAAGTGGATGTAGAGAAGGTCTTTTTATTCGTCAATCCCTATGTAGATGCCATCAGGAGTTTATGGAATGACCCAGGAATTCAGGAGTGTTATGACCGGAGGAGAGAATACCAGCTCTCCGATTCCACAAAATAGTGAGTGCATCTTAAGACTGTCACCTTCCATAAGAAAGAAGAAACACAGTGAGATTAAGCTCTAAAGTAGCTTCTCTTAAACAGCAATGAAATTAAATGCAGAAGGAATGTGGCTTTTATTGAAGACTTCTGCTTCTCTGATTTTTCTCTTTTGAAAAAGTCAAATAATCTAACATGTGTCTTCTAGAGTTTCAGAAAATATCTCAACAATGTCTCTCACACTGCGGTCAGATTGGCCAAAACACCAAAGTCTGCCGTCTTAAATTTTCATCAAAACATTTTTCATCAATTCAGCCAGGATCAAATGATCTGAGCCgtgatattcaaataaatattagtaGCTCTATACTATTGCTATGTCAATATTTGTTACAAAGTTAATACTTTCTGAGCAATATATTTCCTCATAATTTATGTCTGACAAACAGTAGTAAAGTTAGTGTTTGCATATGCAACTAAATGCTAAACCAACATGTCAAAATACAGAGTAACTATGAGCTTCCATACGAAAtgtttagattattttatattattttattatctacaTAATCAGTTACCTTAGGATTTATATTTGTTGTCATTAATATATCAGTCAGCTGAATATATATTAGTGCTATAAATTgattaatcacattttgtttacataaagttttgtatgtgtacagtatatatttagaaaatatttaaatgtaaaatataaacatagcttatttttcttaaatacatacatgtgtaaacatataaataataaacatacacagaacacacacatatatattatgtaaacaaaaacttttattttggatgcggtTAATCTTAATTAATCGTTTGCTAGcactaatataaatatttccaacaccgataataaatcagcatattagaatgattgccgaaggatgatgtgacactgaagactggagtaatgatgctgaaaattcggctttgcatcgcagaaataaattaattttaatgtaatattaaaaaagaaaaacattatttcacatcataatttttcacaatattacattttttcctgcatttttcatcaaataaatgcagctttgataagCATAAAAAActcctttaaaaatcattaaaagtaGTTCTGATTGCAattttttgaatagtagtgttatatatatatatatacataatatatatatatatatatatatttacatttacatttattcatttagcaggcgcttttatccaaagcgacttacagatgaagacagtggaagcaatcaaaaacaacaacaaaaaagcaatgatatataagtgctataacacaaacacacacacacatatatacacacataagcTTGAAAATATTATCTCAATGCAAAAAAAACGAATGTTACAAAAATATGCTTCCTGTACATAAAGTACAtttgttaatttttgttttgaagtAAAATGCAACTCTGGTTTCACCCAATGAATCATAGAGATGCTTCAGAACTGTGAAATGTTCACTGTTTGTCCACAGTTATCTAAACTCACTGGATCGCATTGCCGAACCTTCCTATGTTCCAACCCAGCAAGATGTGCTCAGGGTTAGAGTCCCCACGACAGGGATCATTGAATACCCCTTTGACCTACAGAGTGTCATATTCAGGTAAATCTTCTCTTATAGTTACTCTTCTAGTTCATCTAGTACCACATTGATAAGAAATGCTCAGTTCATACAATTCAACCCAGTGTTCAGATGCCAGATTGTTAGTGTATGACCTTTCAATCTGATGACTTGTCCTGCTCCATCAGGATGGTAGATGTAGGGGGGCAGCGGTCAGAAAGGAGGAAGTGGATCCACTGCTTTGAAAACGTCACCTCCATCATGTTCCTGGTAGCGCTCAGTGAATACGACCAAGTTCTGGTTGAGTCTGACAATGAGGTAAATGGACTACCAGCAGAGGCAACCAAAGTCGTTACTAATCACTTTAAACGTTTGCAGAATTTCTATTTTGCGTGATGCCTTGATGCATATGTTTTTCAACACAGACAAATTTATTTTTAcgaattaacattttattaatttatttgtttatttattagggTAAACAATCCTACAATCAAGATTTTAGCAAAGTAAAAGTCCTGTTTAAAAGTGTAAATTTCTTGGGGAAATACTTTTAACTTTGTGGcataatctttaaatgttttctttttttttggataaaactAATGAAGcagtattaaaatattagtaataataatgataataataatattatatatatatatatattaatcctcAGTAGTCATTGCGGATTAACTGACATGCAAGAGACCTTTTTGACGTGATGAAACAAAGccagaaatattataattttgtgttttaaataactaattttggataatacatttaatattatctTACTTAATGGCTATACTGCTTGTCATTTTTATAGTCATTAAATGGCCCCATAAAAACTGTCTTTTCCATTCTTGACTTCAAATGCTGACTTTGGCAGTGTTTGAATGAAAcgactatttattttatttaattttttttctgaaatagtCAGAAGCAGGGAATTGAATGTTAGTGTTGATTGTTGTAGTAAAGCAGTTCTCAAATAACCACTGAAATGGCCCTGTTTTGTTATTTTACCCCACAGAATCGAATGGAGGAAAGCAAAGCATTGTTCAGGACGATAATAACATACCCCTGGTTCCAGAATTCATCAGTTATTCTTTTTCTGAACAAAAAAGACCTTTTGGAagagaaaatattgttttcacatcTTGTAGATTACTTTCCTGAATATGATGGTAAGTTTGAAAATATTGTGATGTGTTGTTTTTCCAGATTATTCTTTGAGATTTGTAAAAGATGATCAGTCATGATGCGTTTATCGGACTGATGGTCTTTCAAGCATCGCTGTATTGTTGTTCATACTTCAGGTTAAAAGTTATTTTAGGTAAATCGCTGATTAGTTTCAGGACGACTGAGCTAATCAAAATCGATCTATTTTTTCTCTCGTAGGACCCCAGAGAGACGCTCAAGCAGCACGGGAGTTCATCCTGAAGATGTTTGTCGACCTGAATCCAGACTCCGAAAAAATCATTTACTCTCATTTCACCTGCGCCACTGACACAGAAAACATCCGATTCGTGTTCGCTGCTGTCAAAGACACCATCTTGCAGCTCACACTGAAGGAATACAATCTAGTCTGAACAACGGCCGGTGACGGTTTTGTCATTGTCTTGCCCCGTTAAAAGACTCGTCAGTCTGCAGCTAAAGTCTGCCGTAATGCTGTGATCCACTAAAATCTGCTTTTACCGTTTGAGCAGCGCGCTGATTCTGCTCTGAAATTGGACACACAAGTTTTCTATCTGTAACACAAGCTGCTCACTGCTtcatcattatttatttgcaCCTCGGAGCTACTTCACAGGGTTCAACTCGAATGTTATGATTCCATTTGAATGAAAACCATTGTTATTGATATTTCTATTAAGGTTTATTCTGTAATAGGTTATTTTTGGTTTCAAGTTGTATTCATTAAACTGTTTGCTATAAATGTTATGTAGATTTCTGCAACTTGGACATATTAGTTATTCTGTATGGTGAGGTTTTTAGAAAGCAATGAAAGTACTTATATGGTATTGTAAcgtggtattttttatttatttataagagtCAGGGCAAGCTTAGTATATAAGGGTCTTTTCTCATTTCCAAGCCACATGCATTGATGAAGAATATATAGAAGCTAGTTTAcatgaacatttacattaaaagtgCCAAATTCTTCTAAtgtgattgttttatatattgcCAAACTAATAATCATACCACAGGCAATAAGTTGCCCTTGCCAGTATCATTAGTTTTTATACCATTCCAGCTCTTCGCATGTATTTCTCGTGTCCTTGGAACAGATTATTGTACATCTGCTGTTCATGACCTGATCCGTTAAGATGAACAGTGTTCTGTTACATCAAGACTGAATGATGTGCCAAGAGAGCCTATTCCTGTGCATCCTTATCTTAAACTGCAAATGTACCATTCAGAGATTTTCTGTAACACTTgcatacatttagatttttttcgcAATAAATGACCCAACCGATGTTCTCTGTGAGGCAGTGATGCTCTTACTGGTGTTGTACTGAATTGACAGTGTGGTAAGTGTGGTGTAATAAAGCTTTGGTCAATATTTGCAGTTGTTTTTAAAGACAATACAGATACAGTTAACAGTTTCTGTACAGTTACAATACTTGTAAAGTGTTAGACACGTGTGAAACAaatgaatgttttgtgtttaGCCAAGAGTAAACGACCAAATTTCTGTTGTGATCCTCTGAAACTTTTTTTGGAGGGTGAAGCTGACATGGTAGTTTGGACATTGCTGAATTTTGGGTTATCACtggaaaggtgttttttttttttttgcaataaaatctGCTATTTTAGAGAGAAGTGTATAATATTTGTtgtccaaatgtaaaaaaaaaaacaaaaaaaaaaacacagtgggCCAAAAAGTACTTAAAATTGCAATAAACTACATATGAAAATAAGTgccatttgtttttaagaaaggttttaagcaaaacattttattaaagtaaaataaaatagtacattCTATTGTTGAAAATTAAGAACTCAGACTAACTTTGGAGTTGAGGACACAGAAgcctgcttgtgtgaggaggaggcAATTTTCTCAGTGTCTTTGGGAGAGAGGGAAAGACAGTTTAAGGCAAGTGAACTTCATAATATcatgttatgtgttttttttttttttttttttactgagagtaaaatgtttgtttttttgtttttgtagatgttaaaggCAGAGACATAGGAGAGCATCATTCTTTTTAGATTTgtgtaagttatttaaaaaaaataaatgtttctgttgtctcctaCCTGTTTACtgcacattttgatgcaacaacagtgtgatgctcatatttcatgaaaatcattgaagtctgtgtttttcattgcagaactcaaaccgactttggagttgtctgatttggagagtcatcattcttggacctctcttaaaggaaaagttcacacataaaaataatttacttgccctcctgtcattccaaacctatacgAATTTTGACTGTATTTAtaacacaaatgaatatatttaaaattttctcataattttgttAATCCATTGAGAGTCTAGATAATATTTTCAAGCCTCATAAAtacagagttattgtagaagtaattaattcttatatttatatatgattaaatcttaaattatatgatagcaaacatgtatgctCAAAAGAAAATATTGGTTTCCCAGACTAGCAATAGACAAAaattaagagaatattaaatatatttatttgtgtccCAAAATTAGCAGAGTTCGTATGGCTCTGGAATAACAcgggggagagtaaattatgaccattaAATttctttttggtgaactaaccctttgatgagcagccctccacgtacatgaacatttgtgaggtatgtgaatgttatgtctgttttaatgtttcagtaaaatagctttctgaaagcaatatatttattcaaacaatatcacatgccctcacactagtgctgccattatagccttctggagcgctgtggtggaccgagacattaaacaaccacacaaagtgttgaaattaTAAAACAGATAATTTACCTATATAGCTTAATTTGGGTTCATTTTAGCCTAGCAATGTAGTAATTTTAAGCCATTAAAAAAGCAACCCAGCATGCTGAGTTAAACAGAATAACCCAACTGGTGGGGTTAAAATAACGTCttggttacttatgtaaccccagccagtgacccggccgttcagcagAACAGtgatgtggcaaggggacataacgtctccgttccctccttcagggaatgagggtaaCGTACGTAAccaagacattccctttcagtcggtcacgtttgACGTTACAAATGGGGTCCATTAAAAAACACCAcatgtgagtgatagcaccctgtcgcgaggccagcacgagtgagggcctatagcttacACAGAATAcacatattccagctggacgtgTGAGGACTTACAGAAGGCTGGTATccaccaaggtggtgatacataagaactctgaggtacacagcccgcagggtggaagtttcaacgacagagctggcaagggccttgccaagggaaagacataTGCTgtggagagacttactgtggacatacgcACATGGGATTGCCCAAAAAGGGGAATCATAACACATGGAACCGACTGCACTAACTCAGATATAAAATCAGcaaaatctttaataaaatatgtatggtgccctggtgggctgtatacagtagccaggacaaacatcacaggggactTATCATTAACACTtatttctctggataatgttatatgaagcaccattacttcaaacgagttatgcTTGAAGCCCACCCTCTGAGAAATATTGAAAACTTGTACATTTGAAAATTTGGacatggctcatgtttataacagtaatcttggggggtagactcatttaaaataatgtaatcttcaggttttagccaggtttctgtctaacagagcacatctaggttatgatcagtgatcatatcatttacaaaaagtgctttcatAGAAAGGtacctgatattcaataagccaaactttttgtttatccgtattgcatctgttttttatttgttgaacctcaattaaattgttgctCTTAAATTGGTTcagacattttttgtattttctagttaaaAGAGCAAGTTCTAAAAGATCTCCATGAGTGATGTGGCATCTATTAAAGATGGCCTTCTGTCTTCATGAAAAGAATACTAAGACTTGGAGGTACCTTTTTCTGCAAGAAATAGAGCTAGTGCCTCTCTGTCCTCACTACAGTTTAACAGCGGGGTGGTTAAGGGGTATGTGGATATCCCCTCAGTCAAGCGTGGTATTGCGATGCAGCTTTGCCCGTAGAGCACTACCGGCTGATGGGGTAATCCACGCCTCCTGTCCAGAGCTTGTAAGATCTCGTCCGCTCTAACAACCAAGGCTTACCGAGCTGCTGTACAGGCCACCTCCACCCTGCGTACCATAGCCCTCCTGCAAGTCTGCCAGGCCAAAGTGTTGATGCAGTGGCTTGAGGGTAGTTCTGACCCTTCTTCTCTGCCTGCTCATCACGGAGGGCGCCCTTCTGCTACCTCCACCTCTGCTCCAGCTCGTCCTCAGCAGTGGCCTTCACACAGTGTGGAGCTGACTGCAGGAAAGCGGCATTAAAGCGCCAGAGCAAGAGATGGGCAACCTGGACACTCTGGAtcctgctcttcaggagatggtgaCCGTACAACTCCTTCTCCCGGAGGAGGTCTGGGTGGAGAagcttttgtttcctttttgttttgttccacCACTGGCTCCACACCCAAACATTCAACAAAAAATCAGTTTCCTATTCTCCCAAGAGGGTGAGGATGGCAGTGTACGAGACACAGCCTCAACACTACCGTCCTTCTCTCCTTTCGCCAGTGGGCAGCAAGGCCTGGTTCGAGGAATGCGATGCTTTCTCATGCAGCCCCCTGCCCAATTGTGGAGCCAGGTAAGTGTCGCACTACACACTCGGACCCCACTCGCTGGCTCACGAGAACCATCAAACTCGGCCATGCAATTCAGTTCACCTGGTGTCCATCCAAGTTCATGGGCTTTCGGTTCACCTCTGTGCTGAACAAGGATGCTCCCATGTTGTGAGTGGAAATcacagtcctactggcgaaggacgCAATAGAGCAATTGTACCTAAGAAAGGTAGTGGATTACGACCAATCCTGGACCTGTGCATTCTGAATCAAGCCCTCCACATGCTCCCGTTCAGGATGCTGacacagaaacacattttttaatgtgttcTTCCAGCATGCCTCTCAGTAGAGCTTGAACAGTCAATGCCGAACCTCCTGGAGTAATTTCAGTTCAGAAGCGCAGTCCCACTagaactgtttcagaggctcttGGGCAGGATGCTTGGTGGTTGCAAACAAATGAAAATCAAAGTGTTCAGAAAAATCAGAATGTAGAGCCATTTATCAGGTGAGGATGTATCATAACTGACTTAGCTTTACGACTGTTGACACATGCAATTAACCTAACCACAAATCAACTAATTTTAGTTCAATTTGGGTTTATTATCAGTAATGAAGTAATCaagaaaataaatactaaaatgttGCCTAATCACTGGCCTGTAGCACTActtgaaaataaatgtagcttttctttctttctggctTGCAAATTTCTCAGTGACCTTCTGGTTAAAGTCAGCCATCTCCGTCACCAGTCTCTTCTCCATTGACAGCATGGCCAGGGCATTCAGCCTCTCTTGGGTCATGCTATTTCTCAGAAAAGTTTTAATTCTTTTCAAGGTTGAGAAGCACCTCTCAGGTCCTGCTGTGGTCATGGGTGTGGTTACAAGAATCTTTAGGAGAGTTACAGTCTCTGAAAAGACTTCCTCAAGACTGTTCTCCATAAACAGCTAGAGGAGGTCCAAAGCACCACAACAGGCTCTGAACTCTTCCTTGCAGCAGATGAGACTAAGCTCTGTTTTCAGGTTACTCCCGTCGAGCACTGGATAGGCCTTCAAACTCCTTTTCAGTGCATCTTCAGGCAACATCATTTTGTACTGTTCAAACCTGTCTGCTTGCAGCACAGTGGCAATAATGAGGTGTTCTGTGAAGGAGAACCTTTCCAATGTGTGTCTGAGTATGGTATCACAGACCTACGCAGTAaaggataaaaacaaaaattatgtagTGATGACAACatgttaattttcttttttttcttcttttttttttttttttgtctgtgtgttgttgtctctgtgtactggaagcttatgtcactaaaacaaattccttgtatgcgcaagcagcatacttggcaataaagctctttctgattctgattctaaaagGAGACCAGTATTTTAGTGTTTGAATCCATAATTTCTCTTCATAAACATATTCATTCTTAGTAAACATGTCAAGCTTCATGAACTTCTGATGCTAATGGCGTTAAAGCTGATTTTTAAAACAccagacatttattttaatcaaactcAGAAATGAAGGCTGTAATACTAATGTTGTCCACAAGAGGAAACCAAACAACAGCAAATcctttttgatcagtttaaatggttaaaaagatAGCCTTGcagtatataaaaaatgcatatacatttattatagttTCATAAAGCCCAATATAATCATCTTATAATTAACAAAACTGATctccaaaatacttttttttaataaacttttttatataatacttcTATAATGAGACACTTAAAGACTCTTATTTGAAAAAAGACATGGTCATTGTATAACTGTACAATTTACACAAGCCATTGTGCTTGCAACAAATTAATTAGCAACAAGGTAAACTGCATTGTTTCATTTACCTTCATTCTGTGAGTAATTGTCTTTGGTGACTACAATATTATTGCATGGAATAGTAATCCTCTCATAGTAAAGTTATCAAAACCAATGGTCAATTTATTATAACtatttctattcatttatttatttaaatgtttctttgtcTTAATGATCTACTCTTCAGCTCTGAACCACCTTCACTGCTTTGGTCAACCAGGGAATGGAGAGAATTTCTGTAAAGGaacaagaaaacatttaaataataataataataaatgggaaACAAGGAATAAAGCTGCTACCTGATCTTCTGTATTTCCTGCTGGAACTGAAAGATGCTCACCCTGATGTGGACTGAATCTATGTCCTTCGCCTGGAGTTTGGCATAAAGGAGGTTCACATGTGGCATGATGATGTGATCTCTCTGACAGTAACAAGGTCAAAGTCACCTGAGTCTCGTATAGTTTGAAAACAGCAGATGAGGTCTTCTCTGTGCTCAAACACTGAATTGATGGCACGGCTGTGGAAGTTCCATCTGACTCTGCTTGATGTTGGTAGTCTATGGGCAACTATTAATCAAGGACATCGGTGTGCTTGGGTGACCTTGAGAAAGAGCTGGCAAATCCTCCaataaatttttttcattttgggtaTGTGAGAAGTGGCCTGTTGCATTATCAGATTGAGTTGATGTGCATTGCAGTGGATGTAATGGGCATTTGGGTACACATCTTGCATCTTCCTTTGAACACCTTCAGTGACACCCCTCATTACGCTGGCTCCATCATACGCTTGGGAGATGAGTTTATTCTTCTCACCCTCTGTAAGGATGACAGCAagatgctcttttagtgctgtaGTTGAACGCAGAGGAATAAACTCAAAAAAGCTCTCCTGTACATTGCTTTTAGCATCAATGTACCAATACCAATTAGAGCTTAGCCTCAAATCACATGTTTTTCAAAAGTGTTTGTACCTACATAGACACTCATTAGCCCGAACGCCCCTATTCACCAGCCCCCACTGCATATGGCATCCACTGCCATGGTCACGCCACTCGGATTGCTTCAAATGAGACCGCTTCATTATTGGCTTTatgaccgagtcccgagatggacATGGCAACACGGCACTCACCGGGTCTCATTCACAACGTCCTGTCGCCAGACTTTCAGGCCATGTTTGGACCTTGCCTTTCTTCGGGTGGGAGTTCCCCTAGTGCAAGTGTCCAGGCATGTTTTTGTCTCAACAGATACCTCTGCCATAGGCTGGGTGGCCATGTGCAATGGGCAGGCAGCATCGTGCACCTGGACAGGGTCTCgactgcagtggcacatcaattgacTTGAGTTGCTAGCAGTATTGCTTACACTGCACTGCTTCAACTGCAACCACCAGGGCGGTCACAGCTCGCCTGCCATCTCCTCATTTGGACTCAGATGCATCTGAGGTTGCTTCGGGCCCTTGACATTCCAGGCGATCTCAACTGAGCAGCCGACAAGCTCTAACACCAGCCTGACCTttccgggagaatggcgactccaccCCTAGGCATTCCAGCTCATTTGGAGACACTTCAGGGATGTTCAGGTAGACCATGTAGACCTTTGTTTGCCTTTCTAGACACA contains the following coding sequences:
- the gnaq gene encoding guanine nucleotide-binding protein G(q) subunit alpha; translation: MTLDNIMACCLSEEAKEARRINDEIERQLRRDKKEARRELKLLLLGTGESGKSTFIKQMRIIHGSGYSEEDRRGFTKLVYQNIFTSLQAMIWAMDALQIHYKYEHNKANANIVREVDVEKVFLFVNPYVDAIRSLWNDPGIQECYDRRREYQLSDSTKYYLNSLDRIAEPSYVPTQQDVLRVRVPTTGIIEYPFDLQSVIFRMVDVGGQRSERRKWIHCFENVTSIMFLVALSEYDQVLVESDNENRMEESKALFRTIITYPWFQNSSVILFLNKKDLLEEKILFSHLVDYFPEYDGPQRDAQAAREFILKMFVDLNPDSEKIIYSHFTCATDTENIRFVFAAVKDTILQLTLKEYNLV